The nucleotide sequence CAGGGTTCTCTGTTCGCATTGACTCCAGAATGCGTTATCGTGAGGTTACGGCACAAAATATAATTGGTATTCTTCCCGGCTCTAAAAATGATGAGATAATCATAATTTCGTCTCACTATGATTCTTGGGCGTCAGTCCCAGCCCTTGCAAATTCTCCTATGGAGGCTATTTCGTCCGCATTTCTCTTAGAGTTTGCAAGAGTTATTAGCAAAACGACTCCTCTTAGAACCGTTTGGTTTGTTTTCTTTTCTGGGCACTGGCAAGCTTTAAGTGGTTCAAGAAAATTTGTTGAAGACTATTATTTTAGCCTAGAAGTTCAAAATGGCACCTTTAAGCCACTAATGCTAATAAACATGGGCGATTTTGATCCAATGGGCTATGGATTACAGATACTTAGAGGTGGAGCCGGAACACTCTATGCAACTGTAGATATTGCTAGTGGAATAACGTTGAGGTATAGTTGGGTTCGCCGTCAAATATTTACAAAGTATCTTTATGATCCTTACTTGGTATCATTGATTATGAATTTAACAGGAAATGAACCATCAATTCTAGTTAAAGAATTCTTTACGCATGATATGTTCTGGGGCACAGAAAATTACTTCTATATGCTTGATTCTGAGCCAGCCGAAATGACTAGGGGGCTTTCCTTCACCATACAAACTGCTTTCGCTAGTAAACATTGGATGGGCGATCCATTCCAAATATTCGATCTTGATTTATTGTCTGAAAGATTTTCTTTCTTAGTTCCACAATTTATGATTGCCAGTCATATTGCACTTTCCTTTATAAATGAACCTGAATGGGGCGCTAAATGGTCTGAAACTTCTCCTTCAAGGCTCTTTCTCTCCCCAGGTGGCTTCGCTCAGTACTCAGGTTTTATCACATTAAGGGGTCAGACTTTGGAATATAATCTCTCTAAAGGATGGTATAGCCCTATTCCTCGCGCTTTAGTTCGAGTATACATGGGAATTGTAATTGGCAATCTACTATATTCTCCCTATCCATATCCATTCAATAAATACATCACTTTTTCTGATGAGAATGGAACATTTGAGGTTCATGGACTTTCGCCCTATCCATTCGTTCCGGGAAAATATATAATTGAAGCTTGGGTTGTGGACGAGTCTTCGGGGAAAATCATCTATGCACCAGACCTTGGAGTTTACGGTGCAAAAATGATTCGTCCAGTTGTTTCTCCATTATCCCATCCAGAAAAATGTTCTGTTGTCCTTATGAGGGCCGAAACAATAGCTTTGTTTGATGTTTTTGATCCTAGAAATGGAATAACAGGTTTAGTCCCAGACTTTAGATCACCTACATTTGCACAGACTGGAGGTTGGTTCTATGATAGGGGTATAGTTGTAGTTCCCCAAGATTTCATTTCTAAAGGTGACCTGTTGTTCTATGGCGTATATTATAATGAATATGAAACGGTCGCGCTAGCTTTTGTTTTGCCAAAAAGCAAAGTTATGGTTATGGCTAAGAGCGGTGGTCTATCAAAAACCGCTGATCCCCGTCCCTTTTTAATCCTTACCAACAGCAGCATAGAGGAACCAGAAGGATACGGTATAACTTCTTTGGGAGATTCTCCATACATATATAGGGGAGATGCATTAAAATATTCAAAAGATATAGTACTAATTGCAAGGTCAAGATACTATCAGCTCTGTTCTCATGGCGTGAGAAGTTTAAGTGTTGAAGAGAAACTTTTAAAGGCTGAGGAATATCTTAAAGAGGCAATGCGAGCTTATATGGACAAACGTTATTCTGACGCTTACGTAAAAGCCTTAGCTGCATGGGCGTGGGGCTCAAGGACTTATGATGAAGTTATGACGCTTATTGATGATTCGGGGAGAACTTCCCTCTTCTTCTTCCTAATAATTATCTTAGCTGCAATCTTATTGGAGCGACTATTAATTCAATCTTCTGGGAAGCGTCAAGTAATTATTATTTTAGCGCTGGGTTCTGTTTTACTCTTATTTTTTGGCATTATTCATCCTGCTCTGACAGTTGTAACCAATACCATAATGGCGGTTCTAGGACTTATCTCATTTATTTTGTTCGCCGTCTCTGCAGGAATATTGGGAGATGAAACGCAAAAAGTTTTGAAGGAGCTATCTCACAGGATTTTAGGCTACCATGTTATAGAGAAGGGGAGATCAGGTTTACTTGCCATGGCTCTCAATATTTCCATAGAAAATATGCGTAGAAGAAAAATTAGGACGATTCTTGTATTTAGTAGCCTAATAACAGTCTCGTTTGCTCTGACCTCTTTCACTTCAATCTCACCATATATTGGCGTTAAATATGTTCCTTGGGGCGTCCATTCGCCTCAATATCAAGGTATTCTCATAAAAAGTGGCTTTAGTGTTCCCCCAAGGGATATACTTGGATTCTATACTACGGATGTGGTTAAAGGCGTAATTGGAGAAAAGGCATTAATATTACCTAGATCATGGTATTATCCTTCTTCAATTGGACCTAGCATTGGAGTTGTGACAAAAATAGCCTCTGAAGGCGGCAATTTAACTTATGAGATAAATGCCATGCTAGGTCTAACAATTGAGGACGTGAAGAGCATTTTCCTTAATTACTCTGATACTTTCATCATATATGATGGAGCTGACAAATATTGGTGTCTAATACCATCTAGCGCTGCAGAAAAATTGAGAGTCGGTCTCGGCGATAATATAATTGTGCAAGGAATAAAACTTAAAGTGATTGGAATTTATAATACGTCAATTATAACTACTGAGCTAACAAGAGACTTAAGCGGTCTCAGCATTACGCCGACAGATCCATATTATGTGAGTGTGCTCGGCGTAGGTGTAACAATACCGTTAAGTGCAGGGCAGCAGCCACCACAACTATCATGGTCTAGGATAATTATTGTTCCTTATAAGCTTGCGCTTGAACTAGGTGGTTACACTGCTGAAATATCAATAAAGTTTCCAGCAAACACAAACATTAAAACTATTGACAACCTTTCGAAGGACATAGCTAACATTCTTGATTTACCAGTATATATTGGGACTGAAGAGAAAGTTAAAGTCGTTTCTAGAATTTCAACTTTCTCAGCTTTTGGCTTAGAAGGAATAATCATACTACTCATTATAGGAGCTTTTAATATCGCGACGACTTTAATTGGCATACAACAGGAAAGAGCAAAAGATATGTTTGTATATACATCTCTAGGGCTTTCTCCTAGTGGGGCGATGACCATGATTATATTGGAGTCTCTTACATACTCCATTCTCAGCTTACTCACAGGATATTTCCTAGGTTTTATCGGAAATATGTTCTTTAAAGAAACAGGGGTGCTGCCACCAGATTTCACATTCAATTACGCTTCTCTATTTGCCGCGATTTCTCTGCTAATAATATTGTTTGCATCTTTCGTTTCCTCTTTGTATCCAGCTTACTTAGCATCTAAACTTATCACACCGTCCTTGGAAAGAAAATGGAGACCCCCGACAAAGCCAAAGGACGATTTATGGGAAATGCCTCTTCCAGTGAGAATCGATAGTCTCGATGAGGTCAAGGGAATGCTTACTTTCCTAAGAGAGTATTATATTGGAATGGGAGCTGAAAGAGCATACTATAAAATTCTTGAATCTTCACTCCATCTAATGGATACAAAAGAACCTAGGTTAACTCTTAAAGTTGCTTTAGCCCCCTATGAGGCAGGGGTTGCAGAAAGAGTCAGTCTTAACGCTGTATGGAATGAAAAAAGCAATAATTATAGTTTTACAGTAGTAATGGAGAGATTAATTGGAAAAAGAGAGATTTGGGTGCAGGGATCTACAAATTTTGTTGATGATCTGAGGAAACAAATACTTCTTTGGAGGTTCCTTCCGGAAAATAGTAGAAGAAAATATATTGAGATCGCGAGGAAAGCGACGTAAAAATGCTTTTCTCAAAATGTTCTACTGTTTTCTCACGTTCTTATTTTTAATTTTTAATAAAAGTATTATTGCGGCAACTATGATACTTACCAGAATTATTAATGCCATACTAATTCTTATATCTCCGAAAAGTGAGGGACAAGAAAAGACTATAACTTCATTAGAGGGTTTTGATGAACCGAGCTCATTCTCAGATATGATAATGTATACGTACACTTTAAATGGCTGTACCTCAAAATCGACATATTTGCAAACATCTTTGCCTACTCTCATTTTTTCTTCATGATTTTTGCCAATATTCTCTTCTAAAAATTTTTAAATCCAAGTTCATTTGACGTGTCAGCTCACTCTAAAAGAATATTTCCATTCAACAATTGGGTAGCTCTAAAACTTGCCAGTTGAGAAGGCTCTTCTTCTAATTCTAGTCTATTCTCGATATAAAATACTTCAAGTTCGGCTACAGATGCGTATCCGCCAAAAAATTTAAGTTCACCGAATATTCTGATTCCTGTAGTAATAACTATATTAAATAGGTGTGATCTCTAGATTTCTTACATCAACCCACTCTCTCTAAGCTGGTTCCTTTTAAGTCCTTTTTCCATGTAATCCCATCCCTCATAATATCTAGTTTTTCAAAAATATTTTCAGTAAACGGTCAGCAACTTAATTCACTATAACAAATTGGTGTAGAAAACTTTTTTTCTTGCCAGATTTTCTCCAAATAAGCCATTTAATGGTTCAGCACGGGATACTTCTGTTTTTCACTAGATAAATTTTCTCAATTTTCTCGTAATATTATTGATACACCATATCTAAAAATTACCTGTTCAGCTATTTTTGAGTTCTGAGCGCTATTTCAGTAATAGGCTTGAAGGCTGGCAAATTATCCCTATTCATAATTTAGTGTATTTATTAGCGGTTTCTTCCATCATTCCTTAATCCCTTTTTCTCCAACAATTAAGCCGAGAAGTCCACTTACGGTTGCAGCGTTACAATCATTGTTCCCAGCCAGCTGAATTGGCTATCATTAAACTTAACTCGAAGTCCCCATTACCATACAATAATGACATAACTGCGGAAGCTAGATTTATTAATGGAGAGCTTATCCAACCATAAGAGCCATATTTTTCTCTAATCTCTCTCCAGTCCTCTATTTCTTTATGCCACCTGATAACATTAGAGATAACCTCCCAGGTTAAACTTTTTTGGAACTAACGAGAGTGTTGTCTCTATAATTAGGGAGATATCACTTTCAAAAAATGCGCAACTAAACATTGCGGTATAGAATGCAGCCGCTTCTACAGCGTAATCATCATTAGTTACACATGCAAAAAACTTAGCCATTTCATATGCTTTACTATGCATTCCTGGACGTATAAGTCCAAAAAGCTCGCATTCAATTTGGGCATCTATGAGACCCCCCCATATTCGTTGTTTTCTTTAGAACCTGTTTTAGGAGGAATTATCCCTTATCCATTAATTCTCTGGCGCGGACATTAGCACACTATATTGCGCTGTTTATATGTTCAATCCATTCATCTCTTATTTGAGCATACGTTATTTCAAGACCATTTTCCTCTAGCATATGTAGGAAAACCCATTCCATACTTGTGTCATCATCAGTAAAAGCTCCTAGGGGATCTGCTGGTAACGTACTATATAGTTAGGGTTCGGGTTCTCTATAAATTTTCCTTCTGTTGGTAATCCAAGAATATTGCCTATAATTTGACCTAACTAACTACCTAAAACTTTATTATAGTAAATATGTGCGGGTAGTTCTCTTACCCCTCCCAATAAGGGGAACTATTTATGGAGTGCTTTTCAAGGAGAAGCCCATACATTCTGTAAGAAACGCTAAACTAATAAGCAATAACATTAAAAGAATTGGAAGAAACGAAATAGGTTTTAGGTTCATCTTAAAAGGAAGGTTCTTGAGATAGGAATATAAATTTGTGGCAGCTTAGCATTTTTACTCACTGCATTAACTGCATTAAATATTATTTATGTCCTGCGAGACACTCTGAAGATAGTAAATTTAATATAAAAGTGAGGAAAATTATAAATTTGAGGTGAAAAAATGGAAGAAGCTAAGCTTGGGAAGGCTTTAACAGCGAAAAGCTTATCAATAAGTATCGTTTTGGCGATAGTACTCATTGTATTGGGAAACTTAACATGGCTCTATACTTCAAAAGGCGAGGTTGTAACAGTAGTTTTGCTGCCATTCTTCTACTATGCTCTGCTGAACACGCTTCTGATGAAAATAAACCCAAAAATTAAATTGAGCGCTGCAGAAATGGCAATGCTTTATGTTGTTCTTTTATTCGCTGGAGCTCTAGGGCCATGTTCCTGGGGGGATGTCTTTCAACAATATATTGAGAAGACGATCGTAGCAGCAGGAATGCTGCTCGCGGATCCTGGGATATCAAATAATATTAAAGCATTGGTTCCCAGTTATATGTTTCCGAGAAATGATCTGGCGATCAGCGTCTTTTATAACGGGTTACAGCCAGGGCAAGTCTTCCCTATGGCGGAGTTTATAGCTCCTATAATCTATTGGTCGATTTACACGCTTCTAATTTTCTGCCTACTCTTCTTCCTAAGCTTTGGACTTTGGGGCAAGCGATGGGTTGAAGTAGAGAACTTACTCTTCCCGTATGCGCTTCCAGTAACTTATGTTATTAAGTCCTCGCTTGACATTGAGGAAGGGACAAGTAAGAGCAGATGGTTCTCGCTTAAGATCACAGAGTACAAAGTATTTTGGATTGCCTTTCTAGTTGGTCTATTGAACTCAATTTTGCCTATAATTGCGCAGTTCCTACCAATATATATGGCTGGCATGCAAGAATATGGTGCTGCCCCTATCGAGTTTCCTGCTATGGCAGCAGCTTTCCCAGGCACGATGGCTAGAGGGACATTTCAAGTAGATCAGATAGCCATATGGCTGCTTCTCCCAACAAACTCCTTAGCAACAATCATTATTGTCTGGCTAATTTTCGGCGTAATCTATCCTGCTATCGCCGTTCAGGCTGGATGGATACCCTACCAACCTGGAGTTGAGTTCAGGTGGAGCTGGGATGACACGCCGGGAAACTGGTATCCATTTCCATTCGAGATAATGTGGATTGGTATCCTAATGGGATTCGGCATAGTAACCCTCTGGAGCCTAAGAGACCGCTTCAAAGAAATGCTCTCCACCCTAACTGGAAAGGATAAAATTGAAAATGGATTATCCCTGAGGGCAGTAACAATCATGGGTATAGTTGTAACTATAGCGATACTGGCATTCTTCATAGCGAGTGGTGTACCGCCTATTATAGCAGTTATACAGCTAATCTTAGGATACATCGTCATAACGTTTCTCGCTAAGCTCACAAGCATGTACTTTTTCCATGTAGGAGACTTTATGGGTTGGGGTGGAGCGTCATGGATCTTCGCACCTGGAGCATCTCTTGGCTACTATCCAACCATTGCGTCTCCTGAGACAGCCACTTATGCTGCGTTCGTAACATCCTCCATGGCACTACCATTTAATGGTTGTTGGACGCTTAGATGTATAGGTATAAGCCCAGGTGGAACTGCTGCGCTCTATAAGGTGGCTAGAGAGACAAACGCAAACCTTAAAGATATTCTTATTGGGGGCTTAATTGTCTGTTTGATTTGTGTGCCAGTAGGCTACTTCAGCTATATTTGGATTTTAACTCATGGCGGTGGAGTGGCCAATACGTCTTCTTGGGGTTCGTGGGTTCACTACTGGAAATATAGCTATGGAACATTAGATTTTAGTACTGGAATAACTGGTGAAACTAATATGTTCGCAGTTTTCCAATGGCATATTTTAGGCATAATACTCTTCTTCATAATATATGCTCTAAGAATGAAATTTGCATGGTTCTTCATTGATCCAGCAGCGTTCGCCTTTGCGGGACCATATATGGACTATAGCTGGCTTTGTGCTCTTACAGCGCTCATAATAAGAGTAATCTTGATAAGAGTTGTAGGCTCAACAAGATTCACAAAATATGTTACAGCGATCGCCTCCGGAGTTATTTGGGGTTATGCTGCACCACTATTAATAGCATGGCTCGTAGAATTCACAACAGTTTGCATTCCATCCTTCATGAGCTACTATGTACCCGGTTAATTAAAACCTTCCCCATTATTTTTGTGGTAAGACCCATAGAATTGGAAATTCGTACCGACCGCCTATTTTTTGAGAAAAATTTAAAATATCTCTCGACCATAAACTACGGTGAAATGCTGAAAAAGGC is from Candidatus Bathyarchaeia archaeon and encodes:
- a CDS encoding FtsX-like permease family protein → GFSVRIDSRMRYREVTAQNIIGILPGSKNDEIIIISSHYDSWASVPALANSPMEAISSAFLLEFARVISKTTPLRTVWFVFFSGHWQALSGSRKFVEDYYFSLEVQNGTFKPLMLINMGDFDPMGYGLQILRGGAGTLYATVDIASGITLRYSWVRRQIFTKYLYDPYLVSLIMNLTGNEPSILVKEFFTHDMFWGTENYFYMLDSEPAEMTRGLSFTIQTAFASKHWMGDPFQIFDLDLLSERFSFLVPQFMIASHIALSFINEPEWGAKWSETSPSRLFLSPGGFAQYSGFITLRGQTLEYNLSKGWYSPIPRALVRVYMGIVIGNLLYSPYPYPFNKYITFSDENGTFEVHGLSPYPFVPGKYIIEAWVVDESSGKIIYAPDLGVYGAKMIRPVVSPLSHPEKCSVVLMRAETIALFDVFDPRNGITGLVPDFRSPTFAQTGGWFYDRGIVVVPQDFISKGDLLFYGVYYNEYETVALAFVLPKSKVMVMAKSGGLSKTADPRPFLILTNSSIEEPEGYGITSLGDSPYIYRGDALKYSKDIVLIARSRYYQLCSHGVRSLSVEEKLLKAEEYLKEAMRAYMDKRYSDAYVKALAAWAWGSRTYDEVMTLIDDSGRTSLFFFLIIILAAILLERLLIQSSGKRQVIIILALGSVLLLFFGIIHPALTVVTNTIMAVLGLISFILFAVSAGILGDETQKVLKELSHRILGYHVIEKGRSGLLAMALNISIENMRRRKIRTILVFSSLITVSFALTSFTSISPYIGVKYVPWGVHSPQYQGILIKSGFSVPPRDILGFYTTDVVKGVIGEKALILPRSWYYPSSIGPSIGVVTKIASEGGNLTYEINAMLGLTIEDVKSIFLNYSDTFIIYDGADKYWCLIPSSAAEKLRVGLGDNIIVQGIKLKVIGIYNTSIITTELTRDLSGLSITPTDPYYVSVLGVGVTIPLSAGQQPPQLSWSRIIIVPYKLALELGGYTAEISIKFPANTNIKTIDNLSKDIANILDLPVYIGTEEKVKVVSRISTFSAFGLEGIIILLIIGAFNIATTLIGIQQERAKDMFVYTSLGLSPSGAMTMIILESLTYSILSLLTGYFLGFIGNMFFKETGVLPPDFTFNYASLFAAISLLIILFASFVSSLYPAYLASKLITPSLERKWRPPTKPKDDLWEMPLPVRIDSLDEVKGMLTFLREYYIGMGAERAYYKILESSLHLMDTKEPRLTLKVALAPYEAGVAERVSLNAVWNEKSNNYSFTVVMERLIGKREIWVQGSTNFVDDLRKQILLWRFLPENSRRKYIEIARKAT
- a CDS encoding DUF6784 domain-containing protein; the protein is MEEAKLGKALTAKSLSISIVLAIVLIVLGNLTWLYTSKGEVVTVVLLPFFYYALLNTLLMKINPKIKLSAAEMAMLYVVLLFAGALGPCSWGDVFQQYIEKTIVAAGMLLADPGISNNIKALVPSYMFPRNDLAISVFYNGLQPGQVFPMAEFIAPIIYWSIYTLLIFCLLFFLSFGLWGKRWVEVENLLFPYALPVTYVIKSSLDIEEGTSKSRWFSLKITEYKVFWIAFLVGLLNSILPIIAQFLPIYMAGMQEYGAAPIEFPAMAAAFPGTMARGTFQVDQIAIWLLLPTNSLATIIIVWLIFGVIYPAIAVQAGWIPYQPGVEFRWSWDDTPGNWYPFPFEIMWIGILMGFGIVTLWSLRDRFKEMLSTLTGKDKIENGLSLRAVTIMGIVVTIAILAFFIASGVPPIIAVIQLILGYIVITFLAKLTSMYFFHVGDFMGWGGASWIFAPGASLGYYPTIASPETATYAAFVTSSMALPFNGCWTLRCIGISPGGTAALYKVARETNANLKDILIGGLIVCLICVPVGYFSYIWILTHGGGVANTSSWGSWVHYWKYSYGTLDFSTGITGETNMFAVFQWHILGIILFFIIYALRMKFAWFFIDPAAFAFAGPYMDYSWLCALTALIIRVILIRVVGSTRFTKYVTAIASGVIWGYAAPLLIAWLVEFTTVCIPSFMSYYVPG